DNA sequence from the Thermococcus gammatolerans EJ3 genome:
CAGAACCCGGCTGTGGAAAAGAAGGGTGCGGATTTACCCCGCCCTTCCAAGAACGAGGAGAACCGGAAGGGGGTGGAAAGCCTACATCAACCTCTCCAACCATGGGGTGGGAGGCGTGCTCGACGACGCTCTTAAGTATCTTGGGAGGGAAGTCTACCTCACGATCGATCTCGACGTTCTGAGGCCTGAATACAGGATAGCAAGGTTTCAGCACGGAGAACTCACCTTGGAGGAACTCCTGGAGTTGATAGAGGGCATCAAAAACCGCTTTAAGATAATCTCCTTTGATCTGGCCGAGATATCGGAGAGGATAAAGAGGTCAAAGCAGGGCAAAAAAGCCCTCGTTGAGGTGTTTTCGGCACTGAGGTGGTGAAAGGTGAAAGGACCCACCGAGGAGGAGATTAGGAAGGTTATAATGCCCCTCATGCTATCTGGTGCAAAGATGCTCGACAGACACTGTCCCAAGTGTGGATCGCCGCTCTTTGAGAAGGATGGAAGGGTCTTCTGCCCGGTCTGTGAATACAGGGCAAAACAGAGGAGAGAGAAGGCAAGGGGACTCGAAGATGTACTCCTTCAAAAGCTGAACGAGCTTGCATTAGACCTTCCCGACGATCCAGAGGAGCTTGAGAAACGCTTAAGTGTGATGGAGAGGATAATAGACCTGATTGAAAAGTACAGAAGGCTGGAGGGATCAACGTGAAGAACAGGAGGGTTTTAAAGGCCCTTGAGGCTGGCCCCAAGACCGTTGAGGAGATAGCAAAGGAGACCGGACTGGGAGTAATGGAGGTCAGGAGATACCTCCTCCGGTTCGCGGAAGGGGGAAAGGTCGAGAGCTTCGAGAAGGACGGCAAAATATACTGGAAGATACGGGAGAAAAAGCCCGAGGAGGAAGAGTTCAAATACGTTTGAGGATTTTTCCCTTTGTCTACCTATTTCTCGAATGGAAAGAATCAAGAAGAAGGGAAGGGGACAGTTTCAAAGCGGCTTGGCCTTCTCCCAGTACTCGTTGAACTTACCCTCAAAGAGTTCCCTGACGCGGAAGTCCTTGATCCATATCTGGGTCTCGTAGTTGAAGTAGCGGGCAGCCATGTCCTCAAGGGCGAAGAAGACCTCGTCGTCGCAGATGAGCATCGGTAGCTCAAACTTGTCGGCGACTCTGAGTTCGATCTTGCCGGCCTTTGCGTAGTCGAGCAGCTTGGAGGACTTAAGCCTCGGGAGGAGGTTCTCAGCGACAACGATCTTAACTTTAACGCCCCTGTCAACCGCGGCTATGATGTCCTTGTCGAGGTTAACCGCTATGTATCCATCAT
Encoded proteins:
- a CDS encoding arginase family protein translates to MVTFVPFGEKPNREGVEYARKLLLREGLIEEANTRIVESRNVEGLAKVLQPDCCYVVGEHLATYGITMKLRPPSILSVDAHTDLMHDYLDHGSWLAYALENGIVNRAAVVGAVLMIPTTNRTRLWKRRVRIYPALPRTRRTGRGWKAYINLSNHGVGGVLDDALKYLGREVYLTIDLDVLRPEYRIARFQHGELTLEELLELIEGIKNRFKIISFDLAEISERIKRSKQGKKALVEVFSALRW
- a CDS encoding Sjogren's syndrome/scleroderma autoantigen 1 family protein, translating into MKGPTEEEIRKVIMPLMLSGAKMLDRHCPKCGSPLFEKDGRVFCPVCEYRAKQRREKARGLEDVLLQKLNELALDLPDDPEELEKRLSVMERIIDLIEKYRRLEGST
- a CDS encoding helix-turn-helix domain-containing protein, with product MKNRRVLKALEAGPKTVEEIAKETGLGVMEVRRYLLRFAEGGKVESFEKDGKIYWKIREKKPEEEEFKYV